The genomic stretch TGACTCAGAGAGAGTGAACGGAGTAAGGATTATCCAACCTTGGAGTCAGCCGTTGAATAAAAAGTGATGACGTAATCAGACAACGATTTGTCGCTTTCCCCTAAGCGCTTGGAGGCCGGTGCGAGTGACTTGCTCTACAGTTTGGATTATAGATTTTTTGGGATTGCGTTCTCCGGTCATGATGAATATTTTCAATTATATAATTATCAACTGCTTATTGTATTGTGGCCTTACCAGTTCTAGCAAACTAAAATGATATGACGTACTATTGCGCAACATATTTAAAAAGAACGCTGTCCGATCATGTACAACCTAGTTAGAAGTAGATATTTAGTCACTACAGTATTTCTTGTGGCTTTTATGTTTTGCCTCAATCTGGCTTTTCCTCTCATCTCAGATGACTTTTGCCACCTTCTTTCATCCGGAAATATCGAGGCGGTAATTCACTCTTATACATCATGGAATGCCAGAACGGGGGAGTTACTATCTGTTTTCTTAACAGGTTTAACAGGATCGTCTTTCGCAGTCGTCAATTCATTTGTATTCGCAATCATTATTGGCACTATATTTCCACTTCTGTTTGCTCGCCAGGGAAATACAAAAGATGACAGTTTGTTTATTATCACCTTCTTCACTCTACTGTCATTATCCACCGTATTTGGCGCTGTGTTTTTATGGCGTGCTGGGGCGATGAATTATGCTTGGTCACTGGCCTTGTGTTTACTTCATTTTGTTGTTTATCGATACCATTATGCCGGGGCTACTAGCTGGTACGAACGTGCTAACCCACTAGTGGTGGTGCTATTTTGTCTTCTAAGTTTTGCTGCCGGTATGAGCAGTTTTGATTTGGGGGCTCTAGGTTGTTTAATTCATGTGACAATCATGTTCTATCGAAAAACAACACATCAATCGAGTAAAATACGCTTCACCGTCCCAGCACTTTTTTATATAACAGGCTTTTTAGCCCTTTATATCGCACCTGGTACGGCTATCCGATCTCAAGGATTTGATGATTACGTTTCTTTAGGTCAACTGGTTACTTGGCTTTACACCTTAGAGCTGCCAACATTTGCTTCTCACTACCTGAATGCTCTTGGTAAGTCGATGAACCAAACGAATTACTTTGTTACACTGGCCTCTATTACTAGTACTTATTTTGTGTTTAAGTTGCAGTCTCAACACCGTTTTATGCCTATTACTTCAAAGCAATGGATATTTGGCTATATTGGCGTATTAGTGCTCTTATTGGGGATGCTATTTTCTAATAAAACCCGACCACCAGGAGATACTTTCGGTGGAGCAATTCTATTTGCTAACTTTCTGATTTCCGGTATTGCTTTAGTATTTCTTTTAAAAACAAAGATCAGTATTAAGCATCATTCTGCAGCAATCATGCTTATTTTCCTTCACTGTATTCTTATTATTGATGTTTCTTCTTATAGTGTTGGTGTAATTCCTACGCGTAGAGCATATTTTACTGCTTGTGTAATATGTGCGCTTATGTTGTCAATTTTTGCTCAAGTAATGTGGAAACCACAAATAAGAGCGTATGTAATCATTCCGTTATTCTTCTTAAGTATTAGCTTAATTACTTTTCAAACAATTGGCTTACGTATAACAGAATATGCGCTTGTTACTAAGCCAGTATCAGTCCTTTCAAGTCAGGATAAGATGCTTATTAGTCAAGAGTACAAGTTGATGAAATCAAAGAGATTTTATGATTGGGGTACATTGTCTCCTGATGACAATAATTTCGCCAATCGCTGTTTTGCTCAATATCAAGAAATCGAGAGTGTGACTCAATTACAGTCGACTCAATACGTTTCGTTTAAAGACTATATTCAATATCTAATCAAATTGCAGAAAACACCATAACTATAATGTTCACCCGTTACGCATTAGTCGGTTTTGTGAATACCGGCGTTCACTTTATTAGCTTTTTTTTTCTGATAGCTTTGGGTTATGTCCAAAGCATCAGCAATTTGGTTGCATTTAGCATTGCTGTATCTTGCTCTTACTTGCTCAACGCCAAATTCACATTTAAAGCTCAATATAAACCAGCTGAGTATGCTGTTTACGTACTGTTTATGGGCTTTTTAAGCTACTTAATCGGCTCTTTTGGCGATTACTTGATGTTGCCATCACTTATTTCATTGATTACCTTCTCTGCCTTGAGTTTAGTTATTGGCTATAGGTTTTCTAAGTTTCTTTTTAAAAAGGAAAAATGATGCTTATTTCTCTTGTTGTCCCTGTTTTTAATGAGCAAGAAACTATTGAAACGTTTTATCATGCAGCCAGAAATGACTGCTTTCTCAAAACAAAAAATGTTGAAATTATCTTTGTTAATGATGGCAGCGCAGACAAAACGGCTCAATTGATTGAAGAACTGGTAGCACAAGATACCAATGTCCGGTTAATCAACTTCTCTCGTAACTTCGGAAAGGAGCCAGCGCTATTCTGTGGCTTAGTACATAGTCGCGGAGACATTGTCATTCCGATGGATGTTGATCTTCAGGATCCCATTGAACTGATTGAAACCATGTATCACAAGTGGGAAGCCGGAGCGAAGATGGTTTTAGCCAAAAGAGGCGATAGAAGTCGGGATCACTGGCTGAAACGAGTCACAGCCAACTATTTTTACAAGGTGCATAATGCGCTTTCTCATTCAAAGATTGAGGAAAATGTTGGTGATTTTCGTCTAATGGATAGATGTATTGTAGATATCATCACCAGCCTGCAAGAAAAAAACCTATTTATGAAAGGGCTTCTTTCATGGCCTGGGTTTGATCCTGTGATAGTGGAATACAAAAGACCAGAGAGAAGTGCCGGAACAACAAAATTTAATACCTTCAAATTATTAAATCTAGCGATAGAAGGAATTACTAATTTTAGTACGTCACCATTAAAATTGGCAAGCTACGTTGGGTTTGGTATTTCATTTCTATCATTCCTATATGGAATTTCTATTATCATTCAAAAGCTTCTATTTAGTCTTGATGTCCCAGGTTATGCATCACTGATCACGGTAATGGTTTTTCTCGGAGGGGTTCAATTGATTACTATCGGTATTCTTGGTGAATACGTAGGGCGCATTTATACGGAAGTAAAAGCAAGACCTCAATATGTGATCGAGTCTATTCATGAGGCTACACAAGAGGAGATCTTACCGAACTCTTCTTCTGATGACTCTAAATCTGTTAGGTAATATATCAAGCTCAACTTCATCCAAAACAAATTGATGGGAAAAGACTAAGGCATCGCTCTAAAACCGTGATCAATTTTAGTTGACCACTACAACTCGACGTATTAAGTGCAGTAACTGTGGCATTAAAACAGAACAGTAATCTTGGTTGGAGCCTTATGCTCGTATCATTAATCGCTTGCGAAGCTATATCGAACAGTTGCTGCCTCTTTTGCCAATTAAGCATATCGCCCAAATGACAGGAGTTCATTGGCACATAATCAAAGAGACAGACAAGCGTCGAATTCAACAAGTTGTACCACAAGTTAAATGAGTCCCCAAAAGCCCCTATTTACAGGGGCTGTTAAGATTAAGTTAGCTCAAAGATACTCAAAAACCTTTATTCAATATTCTGGATCTGCTCGCGCATTTGTTCGATCAGAACTTTCAGTTCAACGCCCGACGCAGTGATGTCGGTGCTGATCGATTTAGAAGCGAGCGTGTTTGACTCACGGTTGAATTCTTGCATCATGAAATCCAGACGACGACCGACTGCGCCACCTTTTTTCAGGATGTTGGTCGTTTCTTTCACGTGAGAATCCAGACGATCTAGCTCTTCTGCAACGTCTGACTTTTGCGCTAGCAAGATAAGCTCTTGTTCTACACGAGAAGCATCCAGTTCAATTTTCGCATCTTCAAATTTTGAGAATAGACGTTCACGTTGCCATTCTAGGATTTCAGGCATGCGAGCAC from Vibrio parahaemolyticus encodes the following:
- a CDS encoding DUF6056 family protein produces the protein MYNLVRSRYLVTTVFLVAFMFCLNLAFPLISDDFCHLLSSGNIEAVIHSYTSWNARTGELLSVFLTGLTGSSFAVVNSFVFAIIIGTIFPLLFARQGNTKDDSLFIITFFTLLSLSTVFGAVFLWRAGAMNYAWSLALCLLHFVVYRYHYAGATSWYERANPLVVVLFCLLSFAAGMSSFDLGALGCLIHVTIMFYRKTTHQSSKIRFTVPALFYITGFLALYIAPGTAIRSQGFDDYVSLGQLVTWLYTLELPTFASHYLNALGKSMNQTNYFVTLASITSTYFVFKLQSQHRFMPITSKQWIFGYIGVLVLLLGMLFSNKTRPPGDTFGGAILFANFLISGIALVFLLKTKISIKHHSAAIMLIFLHCILIIDVSSYSVGVIPTRRAYFTACVICALMLSIFAQVMWKPQIRAYVIIPLFFLSISLITFQTIGLRITEYALVTKPVSVLSSQDKMLISQEYKLMKSKRFYDWGTLSPDDNNFANRCFAQYQEIESVTQLQSTQYVSFKDYIQYLIKLQKTP
- a CDS encoding GtrA family protein, encoding MFTRYALVGFVNTGVHFISFFFLIALGYVQSISNLVAFSIAVSCSYLLNAKFTFKAQYKPAEYAVYVLFMGFLSYLIGSFGDYLMLPSLISLITFSALSLVIGYRFSKFLFKKEK
- a CDS encoding glycosyltransferase family 2 protein, giving the protein MLISLVVPVFNEQETIETFYHAARNDCFLKTKNVEIIFVNDGSADKTAQLIEELVAQDTNVRLINFSRNFGKEPALFCGLVHSRGDIVIPMDVDLQDPIELIETMYHKWEAGAKMVLAKRGDRSRDHWLKRVTANYFYKVHNALSHSKIEENVGDFRLMDRCIVDIITSLQEKNLFMKGLLSWPGFDPVIVEYKRPERSAGTTKFNTFKLLNLAIEGITNFSTSPLKLASYVGFGISFLSFLYGISIIIQKLLFSLDVPGYASLITVMVFLGGVQLITIGILGEYVGRIYTEVKARPQYVIESIHEATQEEILPNSSSDDSKSVR